In one window of Limnohabitans sp. MORI2 DNA:
- a CDS encoding ABC transporter ATP-binding protein: protein MLKVTGLESSYGRIKALKGLNLEVRRGETVALVGANGAGKTTFLRTLSGVQPMGAGEIWFDGEDVSKVRSDQRMRRGICHSPEGRQVFGPLSIEDNLRLGAYTQPKEYLARDLDRVYTMFPILKEKRHLPAGTLSGGQQQMLAIGRALMGRPKLLLLDEPSMGLAPLLVEEVFNVVKALKREGMTIILAEQNAFAALALADRGYVLETGEITLTGNGQDLIKNEKVRAAYLGM, encoded by the coding sequence GTGCTGAAAGTCACAGGACTGGAAAGCAGCTACGGTCGCATCAAAGCCTTAAAGGGTTTGAACCTCGAAGTGCGTCGCGGCGAAACCGTGGCGCTGGTGGGCGCCAACGGTGCAGGCAAGACCACGTTCTTGCGCACCCTCTCGGGTGTGCAGCCCATGGGCGCAGGTGAAATTTGGTTTGATGGCGAAGACGTCTCCAAAGTACGCTCTGACCAACGCATGCGCCGTGGCATTTGTCACAGCCCTGAGGGCCGCCAAGTGTTTGGCCCGCTGTCGATTGAAGACAACTTGCGCTTGGGCGCTTACACACAACCCAAAGAGTATTTGGCGCGCGATTTGGATCGGGTCTACACCATGTTCCCCATCCTCAAAGAAAAGCGCCACTTGCCTGCGGGCACGCTCTCGGGCGGACAACAACAAATGCTGGCCATTGGTCGCGCCCTGATGGGCCGCCCCAAATTGCTGTTGCTAGACGAACCCTCCATGGGCTTAGCCCCTTTGTTGGTCGAAGAAGTGTTCAACGTGGTCAAGGCCCTCAAACGCGAAGGCATGACCATCATCTTGGCCGAACAAAACGCATTTGCCGCACTCGCCTTGGCCGACCGCGGCTATGTGCTGGAGACGGGCGAAATCACCTTGACCGGCAACGGTCAAGACCTCATCAAAAACGAAAAGGTGCGCGCTGCTTACCTTGGTATGTAA
- the paaN gene encoding phenylacetic acid degradation protein PaaN, which yields MSHPLLEKHRATLDGALHAIATRGYWSPYSEMPSPKVYGETAAADGKAAFDTHLGHNFELNQPGQNGWVGAESSPYGVALNVKYPLCDHNTLLNAGEAAMSGWQAVGAQGRTGICLEILDRLNKQSFELGHAVMMTTGQGWMMAFQAGAPHAQDRGLEAVAYAWREQSFVPTESTWEKPQGKNPALVMKKHFEIVGRGVGLVVGCGTFPTWNTYPGLFAALATGNAVIIKPHSNAVLPAAITVRTIRAVLSENGIDPNLVTLCVTDQRSTTQELATHPLVKSVDFTGSNVFGQWLIDHCKQAQVYAELAGVNNIVIDSTNAYKAMLGNLAFTLSLYSGQMCTTSQAIIVPAGGIETDEGHKSYDEVCADLAKSVEKFLSKPEVACAVLGAIQSSATADRIDLANSGKLGQVVLASTKLSNPEFTGADVRTPVLLACDAADESAYMEERFGPISFIVKAADTAAAIALSERIVRTHGALTVGLYSTQQSVIDAMTHASWRGKVALSINLTGGVFVNQSSAFSDYHGTGGNPSANASYADSAFVANRFRVVQRRYHV from the coding sequence ATGTCTCACCCCTTGCTTGAAAAACACCGTGCCACCTTGGATGGTGCTTTGCACGCCATCGCCACGCGCGGCTACTGGTCACCCTACAGCGAAATGCCCAGCCCCAAGGTCTATGGTGAAACCGCAGCAGCAGACGGCAAAGCAGCCTTTGACACGCACTTGGGCCACAACTTTGAACTCAACCAGCCAGGCCAAAACGGTTGGGTGGGCGCCGAATCGTCGCCTTATGGCGTGGCACTGAATGTGAAGTACCCCTTGTGTGATCACAACACTTTGTTGAACGCGGGCGAGGCGGCCATGTCTGGCTGGCAAGCGGTTGGCGCACAAGGTCGCACGGGCATTTGCTTGGAAATTTTGGACCGCTTGAACAAGCAAAGTTTTGAGCTCGGCCACGCCGTGATGATGACCACCGGCCAAGGCTGGATGATGGCCTTCCAAGCGGGTGCTCCACACGCCCAAGACCGTGGCCTCGAAGCCGTGGCCTACGCTTGGCGTGAACAAAGCTTTGTCCCCACCGAGAGCACTTGGGAAAAGCCACAAGGCAAAAACCCCGCGCTGGTGATGAAGAAACATTTTGAAATCGTCGGTCGTGGCGTGGGCTTGGTCGTCGGTTGCGGCACCTTCCCAACTTGGAACACGTATCCCGGTTTGTTTGCCGCACTCGCCACGGGCAACGCCGTGATCATCAAACCCCACAGCAACGCGGTGTTGCCTGCGGCCATCACGGTGCGCACCATCCGCGCGGTGTTGAGCGAAAACGGCATCGACCCCAACTTGGTCACGCTGTGCGTGACCGATCAACGCAGCACCACCCAAGAATTGGCCACACACCCCTTGGTCAAGTCAGTGGACTTCACGGGCAGCAATGTGTTTGGTCAGTGGTTGATCGACCACTGCAAGCAAGCGCAGGTGTACGCCGAGCTGGCGGGAGTGAACAACATCGTCATCGACTCGACCAACGCCTACAAAGCCATGCTGGGCAATTTGGCCTTCACCTTGTCGTTGTACTCAGGCCAGATGTGCACCACCTCGCAAGCCATCATCGTGCCCGCAGGCGGCATTGAGACCGACGAAGGCCACAAGAGCTACGACGAGGTCTGCGCCGATTTGGCGAAATCCGTCGAGAAGTTTTTGAGCAAACCCGAAGTGGCTTGTGCCGTATTGGGCGCCATCCAATCCAGCGCCACGGCAGACCGCATTGACCTCGCCAACAGTGGCAAGCTAGGCCAAGTGGTGTTGGCCTCGACCAAGCTGAGCAACCCTGAATTCACAGGCGCTGACGTGCGCACCCCTGTGCTGTTGGCCTGCGATGCCGCGGATGAGAGCGCCTACATGGAAGAGCGCTTTGGCCCCATCAGCTTCATCGTCAAAGCCGCAGACACAGCAGCGGCCATTGCGTTGTCTGAGCGCATTGTGCGCACCCACGGTGCGTTGACCGTCGGTTTGTATTCCACCCAACAAAGCGTGATTGATGCCATGACCCATGCCAGCTGGCGCGGCAAAGTGGCTTTGTCGATCAACCTCACCGGCGGGGTGTTCGTCAACCAATCGTCTGCGTTCTCTGACTACCACGGCACCGGCGGCAACCCATCGGCCAACGCGTCTTACGCAGACTCGGCCTTTGTGGCCAACCGCTTCCGCGTGGTGCAACGCCGCTACCACGTCTAA
- the paaG gene encoding 2-(1,2-epoxy-1,2-dihydrophenyl)acetyl-CoA isomerase PaaG produces MNYQLIQFDVREGVARLTLNRPDKMNSFNAEMHAEIRHALDSIQTNTAVRVLVLTGAGRGFCAGQDLADAEVRFTPGETPPDLGDVVERHYKPLVMRLSQLRVPTLAAVNGIAAGAGASMALACDMVLATQSAAFVLPFANIGLIPDTGCSWHLPQRIGQARAMGLALTGKKLSAQQAADWGMIWDAVEDAAFASTVDALAAKLATMPTKALVRTRQAMQLAHTHTFEEHLTYEGTLMRELGKSADYVEGVSAFLEKRAPQFTGE; encoded by the coding sequence ATGAACTACCAACTCATTCAGTTCGATGTGCGTGAGGGCGTGGCTCGCCTCACCCTCAACCGTCCCGACAAGATGAACAGCTTCAATGCAGAGATGCATGCAGAAATTCGTCATGCTTTGGACAGCATTCAAACCAACACAGCCGTGCGCGTGCTGGTGCTCACCGGCGCAGGCCGAGGCTTTTGCGCGGGCCAAGACTTGGCCGACGCGGAGGTGCGCTTCACCCCAGGCGAAACGCCACCTGATTTGGGCGATGTGGTGGAACGCCATTACAAACCGCTCGTCATGCGCTTGAGCCAACTGCGCGTGCCCACCCTCGCCGCCGTCAACGGCATTGCGGCCGGTGCGGGCGCCAGCATGGCATTGGCCTGCGACATGGTGTTGGCCACCCAGTCGGCAGCGTTTGTGCTGCCCTTTGCCAACATTGGTTTGATTCCAGACACGGGCTGCTCGTGGCATTTGCCGCAACGCATTGGCCAAGCACGCGCCATGGGTTTGGCGCTGACCGGCAAAAAGCTCTCGGCCCAACAAGCCGCAGACTGGGGAATGATTTGGGACGCGGTCGAAGACGCCGCCTTTGCCAGCACCGTCGATGCCTTGGCTGCCAAGCTCGCCACGATGCCCACCAAAGCGTTGGTGCGCACACGCCAAGCCATGCAATTGGCCCATACCCACACTTTTGAAGAACACCTCACCTACGAGGGCACGCTCATGCGCGAACTCGGCAAGAGTGCCGACTATGTGGAAGGTGTGTCGGCATTCCTCGAAAAACGTGCCCCTCAATTCACAGGAGAGTGA
- the paaI gene encoding hydroxyphenylacetyl-CoA thioesterase PaaI, translated as MSQPISEHTTPQELALAASQAMWTRDNATHALGMELISVTPGHAVLRMKVRPDMVNGHHICHGGLIFTLADSAFAYACNSYNLNTVASACSIDFLAPGREGEVLEATAVERSASGRTGVYDVEVKVVGGHTVALFRGKSYRIKGEVIAGLEGQS; from the coding sequence ATGAGCCAACCCATCTCTGAGCACACCACCCCGCAAGAGTTGGCACTGGCAGCCAGCCAAGCCATGTGGACCCGCGACAACGCCACCCATGCACTGGGCATGGAACTGATATCGGTCACACCCGGCCACGCCGTGTTGCGCATGAAGGTACGACCCGACATGGTCAATGGCCATCACATCTGCCACGGCGGACTCATCTTCACTTTGGCCGACAGCGCATTTGCTTATGCCTGCAACAGCTACAACCTCAACACCGTGGCGTCGGCGTGCAGCATCGACTTCTTAGCGCCTGGCCGCGAGGGCGAAGTGTTAGAAGCCACAGCCGTCGAACGTTCGGCCTCTGGCCGCACCGGCGTGTATGACGTGGAAGTGAAAGTGGTCGGTGGCCACACCGTGGCCTTGTTCCGCGGCAAGAGCTACCGCATCAAAGGCGAAGTCATCGCCGGCCTAGAAGGCCAATCGTGA
- the paaK gene encoding phenylacetate--CoA ligase PaaK → MTAQQSPNSALLDPIEKASRDEISALQLERLKWSVRHTYDNVAPYREKCVAKGVHPDDLKTLADLSKFPFMTKADLRDNYPFGLFAVPRDKVARLHASSGTTGKSVVVGYTKSDLDHWANLMARSLRAAGVKPGEMVHNAYGYGMFTGGLGAHAGIERAGCTVVPMSGGQTEKQVQLIMDFKPDAIMVTPSYSLVIAEEFERQGIAPKDISLKVGIFGAEPWGEGMRSAIEAKLGIDAVDIYGLTEVIGPGVASECVESKDGPVIWEDHFYPEIIDPETGEVLPEGSLGELVFTSLTKEAFPVIRYRTRDLTRLLEPTSRSFRRMGKITGRSDDMLIVRGVNVFPSQIEEQIMRDKRLAAIYQIHLNRDGHLDNVEVHCELLPTADPAETQQITKELQHHIKTVIGISTYVKVMPANSMQRTEVGKARRVIDVRPKQN, encoded by the coding sequence ATGACAGCCCAACAAAGCCCCAACAGCGCCTTGCTTGATCCGATTGAAAAAGCCAGCCGCGATGAAATCAGCGCTCTGCAACTCGAGCGCCTGAAATGGTCGGTACGCCACACCTATGACAACGTGGCTCCCTATCGCGAGAAATGCGTGGCCAAAGGCGTGCACCCTGATGACTTGAAGACCTTGGCCGATTTGTCCAAGTTCCCCTTCATGACCAAAGCAGATTTGCGCGACAACTATCCCTTTGGTCTGTTCGCCGTGCCAAGAGACAAAGTGGCACGCTTGCACGCGTCCAGCGGCACCACCGGCAAATCGGTGGTGGTGGGCTACACCAAGAGCGACTTGGACCATTGGGCCAACTTGATGGCCCGCTCGCTACGCGCCGCAGGCGTCAAGCCTGGCGAGATGGTGCACAACGCGTATGGCTACGGCATGTTCACTGGCGGCTTGGGCGCACATGCAGGCATTGAGCGTGCAGGATGCACCGTGGTGCCCATGTCGGGCGGCCAAACTGAGAAACAAGTTCAGCTCATCATGGACTTCAAGCCCGACGCGATCATGGTGACGCCTTCGTATTCGCTGGTGATTGCCGAAGAGTTTGAGCGTCAAGGCATTGCGCCTAAAGACATCTCGTTGAAGGTCGGCATTTTTGGCGCCGAGCCTTGGGGTGAAGGCATGCGCAGTGCCATCGAAGCCAAATTGGGCATTGATGCGGTTGACATTTACGGCCTGACAGAAGTGATCGGCCCCGGCGTGGCTTCTGAATGCGTTGAATCCAAAGATGGCCCCGTGATTTGGGAAGACCACTTCTACCCAGAAATCATCGACCCCGAAACTGGCGAAGTGTTGCCCGAAGGTTCGTTGGGTGAACTGGTGTTCACCTCGTTGACCAAAGAAGCGTTCCCCGTCATCCGCTACCGCACCCGCGATTTGACGCGACTGTTAGAGCCCACCTCACGCTCTTTCCGCCGCATGGGAAAAATCACCGGCCGCTCGGACGACATGTTGATCGTGCGTGGTGTGAATGTGTTCCCCAGCCAAATTGAAGAGCAAATCATGCGCGACAAACGCTTGGCTGCTATCTACCAAATTCACCTCAACCGCGACGGCCACTTGGACAACGTGGAGGTTCATTGCGAATTGTTGCCAACAGCGGACCCTGCAGAAACGCAACAGATCACGAAAGAACTTCAGCACCACATCAAAACCGTGATCGGTATCTCCACCTATGTGAAGGTCATGCCAGCCAACAGCATGCAACGTACAGAAGTGGGCAAGGCACGTCGTGTGATCGACGTGCGACCCAAACAAAATTAA
- the pcaF gene encoding 3-oxoadipyl-CoA thiolase: MTEAFICDAIRTPIGRYGGTLAAVRADDLGAIPIKALMTRNPQVDWAAVEDVIYGCANQAGEDNRNVARMASLLAGLPAEVPGTTVNRLCGSGMDAVGLAARSIKAGETELMIAGGVESMSRAPFVMPKADTAFSRNNAVYDTTIGWRFVNPLMKKMYDTHSMPQTADNVAADFNIGREDQDAFAVRSQQRWAAAHAAGRFADEIVPVTIAQKKGDPIVFTTDEHPRPETTPAMLAKLKGVNGPELTVTAGNASGVNDGACALLLASEAAAAKHGLTPKARVVGMATAGLAPRIMGFGPAPAVRKVLAKTGLTLDQMDVIELNEAFAAQGLAVMRDLGLPDDAAHVNPNGGAIALGHPLGMSGARLITTASYELARRGGRYALCTMCIGVGQGIALIIERI, translated from the coding sequence ATGACTGAAGCATTTATTTGCGACGCGATTCGCACCCCCATTGGCCGCTATGGCGGCACACTCGCCGCGGTTCGTGCGGATGACCTGGGTGCGATTCCTATCAAAGCACTGATGACGCGCAACCCCCAAGTCGATTGGGCGGCGGTGGAAGATGTGATTTACGGTTGCGCCAACCAAGCTGGCGAAGACAACCGCAACGTGGCCCGCATGGCGAGCCTGTTGGCAGGCTTACCCGCTGAAGTGCCAGGCACCACCGTCAACCGCTTGTGCGGTTCGGGCATGGACGCGGTGGGCTTGGCTGCGCGCTCGATCAAAGCGGGCGAGACGGAGCTGATGATCGCAGGCGGCGTGGAGAGCATGAGCCGTGCCCCGTTTGTCATGCCCAAAGCAGACACCGCCTTCAGCCGCAACAACGCCGTGTACGACACCACCATCGGTTGGCGCTTCGTCAATCCGTTGATGAAAAAAATGTACGACACGCACTCGATGCCGCAAACCGCAGACAACGTGGCCGCTGATTTCAACATTGGCCGCGAAGACCAAGATGCGTTCGCCGTTCGCTCACAGCAACGCTGGGCCGCCGCACATGCCGCAGGTCGATTTGCCGATGAAATCGTGCCCGTCACCATCGCACAGAAAAAAGGCGACCCCATCGTCTTCACCACCGACGAACATCCACGGCCCGAAACCACCCCAGCCATGTTGGCCAAACTCAAAGGTGTCAACGGCCCCGAGCTCACTGTGACCGCAGGCAACGCCTCGGGCGTGAACGATGGTGCTTGCGCGTTGTTGCTGGCTTCCGAAGCCGCTGCCGCCAAGCATGGCCTCACCCCCAAAGCGCGTGTGGTCGGCATGGCCACAGCGGGCTTGGCACCTCGCATCATGGGCTTTGGCCCAGCACCAGCGGTACGCAAGGTGCTGGCCAAGACCGGCTTAACGCTCGACCAAATGGATGTGATTGAACTGAATGAAGCTTTTGCTGCCCAAGGTTTGGCAGTGATGCGCGACTTGGGCCTGCCCGATGACGCCGCACACGTCAACCCCAACGGCGGTGCGATTGCCTTGGGCCACCCCTTGGGCATGAGCGGTGCACGTCTGATCACCACCGCCAGCTACGAGCTGGCACGTCGTGGTGGTCGGTATGCCCTATGCACGATGTGCATTGGTGTCGGACAAGGTATTGCCTTAATCATCGAACGCATTTGA
- a CDS encoding ABC transporter substrate-binding protein, whose protein sequence is MKFSLKQIALGTALAVSALSALAADPIKIGSVLSVTGPAAFLGDPELKTLQLYVEELNKKGGVLGRQLELVHYDDGSDANKANSFTKRLIEDDKIDILIGGTTTGATMSMVPLVTKAEVPFISLAGAVVVVEPVKKWVFKTPHTDRMAAEKVFDDMKKRGLTKVALLSETSGFGQSGKKETEAVAAKYGITLVANETYGPKDTDTSPQLTKIKNTEGVQAVFVFGLGQGPAIVTKNYRQLGITLPLYQSHGVASDEFLKLSGPAADGVRLPSPAQLIPEQLPANDPQKAIVSAYDAAYKMKYKTEASTFGGYAYDALLIGVDAIKRAGGTDKAKVRDAIEATKGLVATSGTFNMSPEDHMGLNLSAFRMLEVKNGNWALVK, encoded by the coding sequence ATGAAATTTTCTTTGAAGCAAATCGCCCTCGGTACTGCGCTGGCAGTGAGCGCTCTGTCAGCCTTGGCGGCCGACCCTATCAAAATTGGTTCGGTGCTTTCGGTCACTGGCCCCGCCGCATTTTTGGGCGATCCTGAACTCAAAACGCTGCAACTCTATGTGGAAGAGTTGAACAAAAAAGGCGGCGTGCTCGGCCGTCAACTCGAACTCGTGCACTACGACGATGGCAGCGATGCCAACAAAGCCAACAGCTTCACCAAGCGTTTGATTGAAGACGACAAGATCGACATCTTGATTGGCGGCACCACCACCGGCGCCACCATGTCGATGGTGCCTTTGGTTACCAAAGCCGAAGTTCCTTTCATCTCTCTCGCCGGTGCAGTGGTGGTGGTCGAGCCTGTGAAAAAGTGGGTGTTCAAAACACCGCACACCGACCGCATGGCTGCCGAAAAAGTGTTTGACGACATGAAAAAACGCGGCCTCACCAAAGTGGCTTTGTTGTCTGAGACCAGCGGCTTTGGCCAATCGGGCAAAAAAGAAACCGAAGCCGTGGCTGCCAAATACGGCATCACCTTGGTGGCTAACGAAACCTACGGCCCCAAAGACACCGACACCAGCCCACAGCTGACCAAAATCAAAAACACCGAAGGCGTGCAAGCCGTGTTTGTGTTTGGCTTGGGTCAAGGCCCCGCCATCGTGACCAAGAACTACCGTCAACTCGGCATCACCTTGCCGCTGTACCAATCACACGGCGTGGCCTCTGACGAGTTCTTGAAGCTCTCTGGCCCTGCTGCGGATGGCGTGCGTTTGCCCTCGCCTGCTCAGTTGATCCCAGAACAACTGCCAGCGAATGACCCACAAAAAGCCATCGTGAGCGCCTACGACGCGGCCTACAAGATGAAATACAAAACCGAAGCTTCTACTTTTGGTGGCTACGCTTATGACGCGCTGTTGATCGGCGTGGACGCGATCAAGCGTGCTGGCGGCACCGACAAAGCCAAGGTGCGTGATGCCATCGAAGCCACCAAAGGTTTGGTCGCCACCAGCGGCACCTTCAACATGAGCCCTGAAGACCACATGGGCTTGAACCTGTCTGCCTTCCGCATGTTGGAAGTCAAAAACGGTAACTGGGCTTTGGTCAAGTAA